The Paraburkholderia agricolaris genome includes the window AAACTGGCCGTCTCTGCTGCGATCGTGGGCCGTCCCGCCGCGACGATGTTGACACCTGGCATCCACGCAGCATACGAGGCCGGAATCGCGCGACTCGACGGCATGCACGGCGTGAGGCGGTTGGCTCACGGCGTCACGCCTGCGTCGTCCTGTCAGGCTCGCGCCGCACTCTACGAAACCACCGCTGACGCTTTCCTCGCTGACAAACAGATCCAGAACGAAGTATTCGGGCCATCGTCCGTGATCGTGATTTGCCGCGATAGCGCCCATATGCTTGCTGTCGCGCAGGCGCTGGAAGGACAGCTCACCGCCACCGTGCACGCCGAGCTGCAGGTCGATGCCGCACTCGCGCAGCTATTGCTTTCGTGCCTCGAATTGAAGGCCGGGCGAGTGTTGATCAATGGCTTTCCAACCGGTGTGGAAGTCTGCCATGCCATGGTGCATGGCGGTCCGTTTCCGTCCACCTCCGACGGTCGAACGACGTCCGTCGGTGCTGGCGCGATCGATCGCTTCCTGCGCCCCGTCTGCTATCAGAACGTTCCCGATTCATGGTTGCCCGAGGCACTGCAGGATGCCAATCCGCTCAATCTCTGGCGCCTGAAGGATGGGGAGCGGGTCAACGGCTGAACGACTTGTGATACGTATCGGTTCCCGGCTAGCAGACATCGGGATACGAGCGATCTAAAAGACATTGGGCCGCGATTTGCAAGTCGCTTAGTCGGTCAATGAAATATACAAAAATTAATAATTAGTATTACAAATCACTAAATCAGAAAAGGAGACGCGCCAATGACTCTTAACCTATTCAACAATGGCATCCACTCGCTTGTTCGTAGATGGCGCCGCGGATTGACGTTCGTCGTACTTGCGTCATCAGCGACGGTCGCGCACGGGCAATCACCGAAAATCCCGATTCGCGTTGTTGTGGTGACGACATTCGAGGTCGGAAATGACACAGGAGACCGACCAGGCGAATTACAAAACTGGGCAGGGAAATTCCCGTTGCCCGATTCGCTTCCGCTCACTGATACGTACTTTGGTCATCTACGATACAACCCCGATCTGCAGGTACTCGCAGTCGTCACGGGACAAGGCCCTCAGCGTACCGCTGCGACCATTACTGCACTGGGCCAGGATCCGCGATTTGATCTCTCGCATGCCTATTTCGTTCTTGCCGGGATTGCAGGCGTAGACCCTAACGCCGGCACCGTTGGGTCTGCCTTTTGGGCTTCGTACGTCGTCGACGGAAGTATCGGCCATGAAATCGATGCTCGCGAAATACCGCCGGATTGGCCCAATGGATTTACGCCGGTACATCATGATCACCCGAACTTCCAGCCAGTTCCCGATCCCAACACGATGTTTGGCGACAACCTGTTCAAGTTAAATCCGAGCCTGGTTGCATGGGCTTACGCGAAGACGAAAGACGTCAAACTCCAAGACAATGCCGCGCTGCAAGCGATACGCGGGCGATACACGGGATTCCCGGAAGCGCAGAAACCGCCGTCGGTGATGAGAGGGGACGTCATTGCAACCCCAATCTGGTGGATCGGAGAAAAGATGAACTCGTGGGCAGAGGGTTGGGTTAAGTACTGGACGCACGATCAAGGATCTCTTGCTACTACGGCAAACGAGGATGCA containing:
- a CDS encoding purine-nucleoside phosphorylase, giving the protein MTLNLFNNGIHSLVRRWRRGLTFVVLASSATVAHGQSPKIPIRVVVVTTFEVGNDTGDRPGELQNWAGKFPLPDSLPLTDTYFGHLRYNPDLQVLAVVTGQGPQRTAATITALGQDPRFDLSHAYFVLAGIAGVDPNAGTVGSAFWASYVVDGSIGHEIDAREIPPDWPNGFTPVHHDHPNFQPVPDPNTMFGDNLFKLNPSLVAWAYAKTKDVKLQDNAALQAIRGRYTGFPEAQKPPSVMRGDVIATPIWWIGEKMNSWAEGWVKYWTHDQGSLATTANEDAGFMEAMSFLAKSKKVDMNRILILRTAANFDMQHPGQTAAELLAGESKQGSLSGYIPSLNAAYEVGNVVVRELAEHWGKFENDVP